In Arvicanthis niloticus isolate mArvNil1 chromosome Y unlocalized genomic scaffold, mArvNil1.pat.X SUPER_Y_unloc_2, whole genome shotgun sequence, a single window of DNA contains:
- the LOC143433961 gene encoding LOW QUALITY PROTEIN: uncharacterized protein LOC143433961 (The sequence of the model RefSeq protein was modified relative to this genomic sequence to represent the inferred CDS: substituted 1 base at 1 genomic stop codon): MLETYWNLSAIGYSWEDHHIDEQHKSFGRCEKHERSHTGQKPYECNQCDKVFARPHHLQYHKRTHTGERPYECNQCGKAFSCHSYLQYQKRTHTGERPYECNQCGKVFARPHHLQYHKRTHTGEKPYECNQCGKAFSRHSYLQYHKRTHTGEKPYECNQCGKAFSGHSGLLYHKRTHSGEKPYECSQCGKAFSSHSCLNCHMRTHTGEKPYECNECGKCFTQQSHLQIHKRTHTGEKPYECNHCGKAFSCNSSLQCHKRTHTREKPYECNQCGKAFLCHSGLRKHKRTHTGEKPYECIQCGKAFSSHSSLNCHMRTHTGEKPYECNECGKCFTQQSHLQIHKRTHTGEKPYECNHCGKAFSCNSSLQCHKRTHTREKPYECNQCGKAFSCHSGLRKHKRTHTGEKPYECIQCGKGFTQRSHLQYHKRTHTREKTYECEQRGKAFSQLXHLHYYKRTGTGEKPYGCNQCCKAFASHSHLQGQERSHTREKPA; the protein is encoded by the exons atgctggagacctactggaacctcagtgctatag gttacagttgggaagatcatcatattgatGAACAACATAAAAGTTTTGGAAGATGTGAAAA gcatgaaagaagtcatactggacagaaaccatatgaatgtaatcaatgtgataaagtcTTTGCAAGACCTcatcatctccaatatcataaaagaacacatactggagagagaccttatgaatgtaaccaatgtggcaaagccttttcatgtcacagttaTCTCCAATAtcaaaaaagaacacatactggagagagaccttatgaatgtaaccaatgtggtaaagtctttgcaaGACCTcatcatctccaatatcataaaagaacacatactggagaaaaaccttatgaatgtaaccaatgtggcaaagccttttcacgtcacagttatctccaatatcataaaagaacacatactggagagaaaccttatgaatgtaatcagtgtggtaaagcattttcaggtcacagtggtctcctatatcataaaaggacacatagtggagagaaaccttatgaatgtagtcaatgtggtaaagccttttcgaGTCACAGTTGTCTCAATTGTCATatgagaacacatactggagagaaaccttatgaatgtaatgaatgtggtaaatgctttacacaacaaagtcatctccaaatccataaaaggacacatactggagagaaaccttatgaatgtaatcattgtggtaaagccttttcatgtaacagtagtctccaatgtcataaaagaacacataccagagaaaaaccttatgaatgtaatcaatgtggcaaagcctttttatgtcacagtggtctccgaaaacataaaagaacacatactggagagaaaccttatgaatgtattcaatgtggtaaagccttttcgaGTCACAGTAGTCTCAATTGTCATatgagaacacatactggagagaaaccttatgaatgtaatgaatgtggtaaatgctttacacaacaaagtcatctccaaatccataaaaggacacatactggagagaaaccttatgaatgtaatcattgtggtaaagccttttcatgtaacagtagtctccaatgtcataaaagaacacataccagagaaaaaccttatgaatgtaatcaatgtggcaaagccttttcatgtcacagtggtctccgaaaacataaaagaacacatactggagagaaaccttatgaatgtattcaatgtggtaaaggctttacacaacgaagtcatctccaatatcataaaagaacacataccagagagaaaactt ATGAATGTGAACAacgtggtaaagccttttcacaactttagcatctccattattataaaagaacaggaacaggagagaaaccttatggatgtaatcagtgttgtaaagcatttgcaagtcacagtcatctgcagggacaggagagatcacataccagagagaaacctgcttga